The proteins below come from a single Bubalus kerabau isolate K-KA32 ecotype Philippines breed swamp buffalo chromosome 19, PCC_UOA_SB_1v2, whole genome shotgun sequence genomic window:
- the MESP1 gene encoding mesoderm posterior protein 1: MAQPLCPPLSESWMLAAGWGPAQPPSAADADCGCSPASSPDSWGSVPACSPVSSPGSPATRAALRARAAGRRGARGGRLGAGQRQSASEREKLRMRTLARALHELRRFLPPSVAPAGQSLTKIETLRLAIRYIGHLSAVLGLSEDSLQRRRRQRGDAAPPRGCALCPDGGPAEAQMRGCCSSSAAGTAVSWGSPPACPGALAAPELRDPPVLYDRGAACPQGPALEPSPSSPLFPGDVLALLETSMPLLPLEWPPA, translated from the exons ATGGCCCAGCCCCTGTGCCCTCCGCTCTCTGAGTCCTGGATGCTCGCGGCAGGCTGGGGCCCAGCTCAGCCGCCGTCGGCCGCCGACGCGGACTGCGGCTGCTCCCCCGCTTCGTCCCCGGACTCCTGGGGCAGCGTCCCGGCCTGCAGCCCCGTGTCGAGCCCCGGGAGCCCGGCCACCCGCGCCGCCCTCCGCGCCCGGGCAGCTGGGAGGCGAGGCGCGCGGGGAGGCCGCCTGGGCGCCGGGCAGAGGCAGAGCGCCAGCGAGCGGGAGAAGCTGCGCATGCGCACGCTCGCCCGCGCCCTCCACGAGCTGCGCCGCTTTCTGCCTCCGTCTGTGGCGCCCGCCGGCCAGAGCCTGACCAAGATCGAGACGCTGCGCCTGGCCATCCGCTACATCGGACACCTGTCGGCCGTGCTGGGCCTCAGCGAGGACAGCCTGCAGCGCCGGCGCCGGCAACGCGGCGACGCGGCGCCCCCTCGGGGCTGCGCGCTGTGCCCCGACGGCGGCCCCGCGGAGGCGCAGATGCGAGGCTGCTGCTCCAGCTCGGCCGCCGGCACCGCGGTGTCCTGGGGGTCCCCGCCGGCTTGCCCCGGAGCCCTGGCAGCGCCCGAGCTGCGCGACCCTCCGGTGCTTTACGACCGCGGGGCGGCTTGCCCGCAAGGACCGGCGTTGGAGCCGAGCCCCTCATCCCCG CTCTTTCCCGGCGATGTACTGGCCCTGCTGGAGACCTCGATGCCCCTCTTGCCCCTGGAGTGGCCGCCGGCCTGA
- the MESP2 gene encoding mesoderm posterior protein 2, with the protein MAQSPPLRSLLGHDHWIFPQGWGWVGHSDSTSPASSSSDSSGSCPCDRSSRPSQPVPAARGAAEAASTAPSRVRTRPAGGQRQSASEREKLRMRTLARALQELRRFLPPSVAPAGQSLTKIETLRLAIRYIGHLSAVLGLSEDSLQRRRLQRSDAAPPRGCALCPDGGPAEAPRQGCCCSGSAAGAAVSCRSPPVCPEALAAPERLGSRVPDMGPWLTPPYCPGMQSPPQLSQGRAPDAALWTSPQACCGTQTPPEPRNQPTPWTSPPASLELAAVYQGISVSPESCLLPETPPLLPRPACQRLQPQTQWGCWSHTAEVLPNSEDQGPGPALQLSDESPPQNSGLPLSGCPEFWQEDLAETHLGMFY; encoded by the exons ATGGCCCAGTCCCCTCCTCTGCGGAGCCTCCTCGGCCACGACCACTGGATCTTCcctcagggctggggctgggttgGCCACTCGGATTCCACGTCCCCGGCCTCCTCTTCCTCGGACTCGTCGGGCTCATGCCCCTGCGACCGCTCCAGCAGGCCCTCGCAGCCCGTGCCCGCAGCCCGCGGCGCCGCAGAAGCCGCCTCGACGGCGCCCAGCCGAGTGCGCACCCGGCCGGCAGGCGGGCAGCGGCAGAGCGCCAGCGAGCGCGAGAAGCTGCGCATGCGCACGCTTGCCCGCGCCCTCCAAGAGCTGCGCCGCTTTCTGCCTCCTTCCGTGGCGCCCGCCGGCCAGAGCCTGACCAAGATCGAGACGCTGCGCTTGGCTATCCGCTATATCGGACACCTGTCGGCCGTGCTGGGCCTCAGCGAGGACAGCCTGCAGCGCCGGCGCCTGCAGCGCAGTGACGCGGCGCCCCCTCGGGGCTGCGCGCTGTGCCCCGACGGCGGCCCCGCGGAGGCGCCGAGGCAAGGATGCTGCTGCTCCGGCTCAGCCGCCGGTGCCGCGGTGTCCTGCAGGTCCCCGCCCGTCTGCCCCGAGGCCCTAGCGGCGCCCGAGCGCCTGGGGAGCAGGGTCCCCGACATGGGACCCTGGCTGACACCCCCTTACTGCCCCGGGATGCAGTCTCCCCCGCAGCTCTCTCAAGGAAGAGCCCCTGATGCGGCCCTTTGGACGTCGCCTCAAGCCTGTTGTGGAACGCAGACACCCCCAGAGCCCCGGAACCAGCCCACGCCCTGGACATCGCCCCCCGCGTCTCTGGAGCTGGCTGCAGTGTACCAG GGTATCTCTGTGTCTCCGGAGTCCTGTCTGTTGCCAGAAACCCCTCCTCTCTTACCCCGCCCAGCCTGCCAGCGACTCCAGCCTCAGACCCAGTGGGGATGCTGGAGCCACACTGCAGAGGTGCTGCCCAACTCggaggaccagggaccaggccctgccctccagcTCAGTGATGAAAGCCCTCCCCAGAACTCAGGCCTTCCGCTCAGCGGCTGCCCTGAATTTTGGCAAGAAGATTTGGCGGAGACACACCTGGGCATGTTCTACTAA